One Elusimicrobiota bacterium genomic window carries:
- a CDS encoding TldD/PmbA family protein has protein sequence MNPTLFSLLTFGDYADLYWEEASSLSISWEEGKVERFTGGQECGAGLRYRIGDENRYASIDDPNDDAIALLARQLIGPLALPATKPSIVPLPLRLSRPSIGQPFDQIPADRKVALVKSAYEAASIPSVRQISIHYGESVKQVRILTSEGEQSEEWRSVVTFSIKVVAEKEGTRQTAYEAISGSGGFELFTKHDVIAIARKVARRAVDRLSAPPAPLGEMPVIIAAEAGGTLIHEAIGHPLEADAVQKGVSPVYQGAIGKIVGNEKVSVLEDPTMPGQRGYYAFDDEGTPAQRVVLIDHGVLKTYLYDRQTARKDGVRSNGHGRRESFRHRPIPRMANTFVAPGPDDPQAILHSIPNGLLVTRMGGGQVEPATGDFVFEVEEGFLIKDGQVGSLIRSANLLGNGPDVLKAIDLVGSDMGWSVGTCGKDGQGAPVSDGLPTLRIPRGVVVGGVAS, from the coding sequence GGAACGCTTTACCGGAGGGCAGGAGTGCGGCGCGGGTCTCCGGTACCGGATTGGCGACGAGAACCGGTATGCCTCTATCGACGATCCGAATGACGACGCCATCGCTTTGCTGGCGAGACAGTTGATCGGGCCACTCGCTCTCCCAGCGACAAAACCTTCGATCGTGCCTCTCCCCCTGCGTTTGTCACGACCTTCCATTGGCCAACCGTTCGACCAAATCCCGGCCGACCGCAAAGTGGCTTTAGTGAAGAGCGCCTACGAGGCCGCCTCCATCCCCTCCGTACGCCAGATCTCCATCCATTACGGCGAGTCGGTGAAACAGGTTCGGATTTTGACGTCGGAAGGAGAACAATCCGAGGAGTGGCGAAGCGTTGTGACCTTCTCCATTAAGGTGGTGGCGGAAAAAGAAGGAACGCGTCAAACCGCCTATGAGGCGATCAGCGGCAGCGGCGGGTTCGAACTCTTTACGAAGCACGATGTCATCGCCATTGCCCGGAAAGTGGCCCGGAGAGCGGTTGATCGGCTCAGCGCGCCCCCGGCGCCTCTGGGAGAAATGCCCGTGATCATCGCGGCCGAAGCGGGGGGAACGCTGATCCATGAAGCGATCGGGCATCCGCTTGAAGCGGATGCGGTTCAAAAAGGTGTTTCACCGGTTTATCAGGGGGCTATCGGGAAAATCGTCGGAAACGAGAAGGTGAGCGTGCTGGAAGACCCCACTATGCCGGGGCAACGGGGGTATTACGCTTTTGACGACGAAGGAACGCCGGCCCAGCGCGTGGTGCTGATCGACCACGGGGTTCTGAAAACCTATCTCTATGACCGGCAAACCGCGCGCAAGGACGGGGTGCGCTCCAATGGGCACGGCCGCCGCGAATCCTTCCGGCATCGTCCCATCCCGCGCATGGCCAACACCTTTGTCGCGCCCGGGCCGGATGATCCTCAAGCCATTCTTCATTCCATCCCGAATGGGTTGCTGGTGACCCGGATGGGCGGCGGCCAGGTCGAGCCGGCAACCGGGGATTTTGTTTTTGAGGTTGAAGAAGGGTTTCTCATCAAGGACGGCCAGGTCGGGTCGCTGATCCGTTCGGCCAATCTCCTCGGCAACGGTCCGGATGTTCTCAAAGCCATAGACCTGGTCGGCTCCGACATGGGATGGTCCGTCGGCACCTGCGGTAAAGACGGCCAGGGCGCCCCGGTTTCCGATGGCCTGCCCACCCTGCGGATCCCCAGAGGTGTTGTCGTCGGCGGCGTCGCGTCGTAA
- a CDS encoding FkbM family methyltransferase, producing MKVLQIITRGVIGLARSLALDRWPVVGRRVKQLGRFWNAWVYSEGLSVLVDGQVSIRISPRIFSGGSYRFDEKLTREILSLAAPGRSFLDAGAHVGICSLLYAQMAGPGTRIAAFEPNPNVFPLLFENVRVNGLTIEIYRAALSDRVGEAVIHTDGIDPNASLSAEAPGKYWYWKDKAKPVMRPSRVPMTTLDAFCAAFTFDPGVIKLDVEGAERQVLLGAAQTLRRCRPWILLETHVFAWESFGYSRQDLTETIRQSGYEICGLDGQPFHGMLGDGPQEDNNHFILKPS from the coding sequence ATGAAGGTTCTTCAAATCATCACCCGGGGAGTCATTGGTCTGGCCCGGAGCCTGGCCCTGGATCGCTGGCCGGTCGTTGGCCGGAGGGTGAAGCAACTCGGCCGGTTTTGGAACGCCTGGGTCTATTCAGAGGGCTTATCGGTTCTGGTGGACGGCCAGGTTTCTATCCGGATTTCGCCGCGAATATTTTCAGGAGGTTCTTACCGGTTCGATGAGAAACTGACCCGGGAAATTCTGAGCCTGGCCGCCCCGGGCCGGTCTTTTCTGGATGCCGGCGCACACGTGGGGATTTGCAGTCTTCTGTATGCGCAAATGGCAGGACCCGGGACGCGGATTGCGGCTTTTGAGCCGAACCCGAATGTTTTTCCGCTGTTGTTTGAAAATGTAAGGGTCAATGGCTTGACCATTGAGATCTATCGTGCCGCGCTCAGTGACCGGGTGGGAGAGGCGGTCATTCACACGGATGGGATTGATCCCAACGCCAGCCTCTCCGCCGAAGCTCCGGGGAAATACTGGTACTGGAAGGATAAAGCCAAACCCGTGATGCGGCCGTCGCGCGTTCCCATGACCACGCTCGATGCGTTTTGCGCGGCGTTCACTTTTGACCCCGGTGTCATCAAGCTTGATGTGGAAGGGGCCGAGCGGCAGGTCCTTCTGGGCGCGGCGCAGACGCTTCGCCGCTGCCGTCCCTGGATCCTGCTGGAGACTCACGTGTTTGCCTGGGAAAGTTTTGGATACAGCCGTCAGGATCTTACCGAGACCATTCGTCAAAGCGGATATGAAATCTGCGGCCTGGATGGACAACCGTTTCATGGGATGCTCGGCGACGGTCCGCAAGAGGACAACAACCATTTCATTTTGAAGCCATCATGA
- a CDS encoding HEAT repeat domain-containing protein — MRIKALVSGLIVFIVSSGFWGGYVLSRRAFVRDLNGGVKAFLDGNYAGAAECLEKALARRPGNHQARELLVKALVEESFLRYHHKDFDGAVQPLTRALALTSPSDQAHQALSALKSQLAPSPDAVPVPMKDFLRDLYRKLPSEGQPLSVQAAMQEWLEQSRNNQEQLIRRLWQAQERWLENLEHEKDQFRRLLYGGLALFAVGGMGLAIVFVGVLQAYFGRRGVVARLLQEHHQRLISSLPMGSQVFLGPPTDLQVVPGMKQIDAIEAELVKNEDTHRAQEMLRNFLKEEDPWVRARAAKALYQFDPKASLEELRKLVNDSRGGTQVPGLWALSELASSEAMDVLVSLVDNPSRDIQQAAVRCLVQLQERIDLPLPIREQLRDRLAIIRSKTGWII; from the coding sequence ATGAGAATTAAAGCACTTGTGTCGGGCCTGATCGTTTTTATCGTTTCCTCCGGTTTCTGGGGGGGATACGTTCTGTCGCGCCGGGCTTTCGTGCGCGACTTGAACGGCGGCGTGAAAGCTTTTCTGGATGGGAACTATGCGGGGGCGGCGGAGTGTTTGGAAAAGGCGCTGGCCCGCCGGCCGGGAAATCACCAGGCGCGAGAGTTGCTCGTCAAAGCGCTCGTGGAAGAAAGCTTTCTCCGGTATCACCACAAGGACTTTGACGGGGCTGTTCAACCGTTGACGCGCGCCTTGGCGCTCACCTCGCCGTCGGATCAGGCGCATCAGGCCCTCTCGGCTTTGAAGTCGCAGCTGGCGCCTTCTCCGGACGCGGTACCGGTTCCGATGAAGGATTTTCTGCGGGACCTGTACCGGAAACTCCCTTCGGAAGGCCAGCCGCTCAGCGTGCAAGCCGCGATGCAGGAGTGGCTGGAACAATCGCGAAACAATCAGGAGCAATTGATCCGGCGGCTCTGGCAGGCCCAGGAACGCTGGCTGGAAAATCTGGAACACGAAAAAGATCAGTTCCGTAGACTGCTTTATGGCGGGTTGGCTCTCTTCGCGGTCGGCGGGATGGGCCTCGCCATCGTGTTCGTCGGGGTGCTGCAGGCCTATTTTGGCCGCCGCGGGGTTGTGGCCCGCCTGCTGCAAGAGCATCATCAGCGTCTCATCTCCAGTCTGCCCATGGGGTCTCAGGTTTTTCTCGGTCCTCCGACGGATTTGCAGGTCGTGCCCGGGATGAAACAGATCGACGCGATCGAAGCGGAGCTGGTGAAGAACGAGGATACCCACCGGGCGCAGGAGATGTTGCGGAATTTTCTCAAGGAGGAAGATCCGTGGGTGCGCGCCCGGGCGGCCAAAGCCCTTTACCAGTTTGATCCGAAAGCGTCTCTCGAAGAATTGCGCAAGCTCGTCAATGATTCTCGCGGCGGGACGCAAGTGCCGGGCCTCTGGGCACTTTCGGAGCTGGCCAGCAGCGAGGCTATGGACGTGCTGGTTTCTCTCGTGGACAATCCCAGCCGGGACATTCAGCAGGCCGCGGTTCGTTGTTTGGTTCAGCTTCAGGAACGTATTGACCTCCCCCTGCCGATCAGGGAGCAACTCCGTGACCGGTTGGCCATTATCCGATCCAAAACCGGCTGGATTATCTAG
- a CDS encoding HEAT repeat domain-containing protein has product MRCLSVVVLGVSLSPAVLSSDKMVPALDPQAVPLLMEAYRRSTSAGARSKILESLGKQSHPELLRWLTRQLDDPRTSTRCFAIWALGELHSAKAVPALQRMLHDPEQAVRIVTVDALGKTGRDTMVALIVSTYLEAEDVQMRYVAARAMEGVGGPESGPLLLEHVREESSIDVQEALATAAGRIGGEDTIAQLIELLKNASSPVMEHIAEDGLKAGRPELVREALQPMLSEDWRLKLLATRILNALEPKP; this is encoded by the coding sequence ATGCGTTGTCTTTCGGTCGTTGTCCTCGGGGTTTCTTTGTCCCCTGCGGTTTTATCCAGCGATAAGATGGTGCCCGCGCTGGATCCCCAGGCCGTTCCGCTTTTGATGGAGGCGTATCGCCGATCCACCTCTGCCGGGGCCCGCTCAAAAATCCTCGAGTCGCTCGGAAAGCAGTCACACCCTGAGCTGCTCCGTTGGTTGACCCGGCAACTGGATGACCCGCGCACCAGCACCCGGTGTTTTGCCATCTGGGCGTTAGGCGAACTCCATTCCGCGAAAGCCGTTCCGGCGCTGCAGCGGATGTTGCATGATCCGGAGCAGGCCGTTCGGATCGTCACGGTGGACGCGCTCGGCAAGACCGGCCGGGACACGATGGTTGCTTTGATCGTGTCGACCTATCTTGAGGCGGAAGACGTTCAAATGCGTTATGTCGCAGCCCGGGCCATGGAAGGCGTGGGGGGGCCGGAGTCGGGACCGCTTCTCCTGGAGCATGTGCGCGAAGAATCTTCTATCGACGTTCAAGAGGCCCTGGCCACCGCGGCCGGGCGGATCGGGGGAGAAGACACGATCGCGCAACTCATAGAACTCTTGAAGAATGCCTCTTCTCCAGTTATGGAACATATAGCCGAGGATGGCCTGAAGGCGGGCCGCCCTGAGCTGGTACGGGAAGCGCTTCAGCCGATGTTGTCGGAAGATTGGCGTTTAAAGTTGTTGGCGACGCGAATACTAAACGCTCTGGAGCCAAAGCCATGA
- a CDS encoding glycosyltransferase — MKKICFISHGHPVANPRMIRSANALAEAGYAVSVVTPRFIGKWAAEDGDLVKKARWTHHPVEFLNGRIARLRWQWVRFRLHAHRHLFRVIPVEAVAARACCYANPELARMALGERADLYIAQQHQALPAAAWAADRAQSRLAFDAEDLQADYSMESGRAIHRWLEDRYLKRCAYVSTMAPPAARWLQDRHNLPKSPIVLRNVPYLAERQGVLPPARRSVRQQVSLYWMGQTIGPHSQAGNVLQAMARISRPIRLVLQGHPDSAYVEGLRRQAQSLGLAGRLEIRPPVPPGEVIRAASEYDIALATQPDHEPFHELSLGNKAFAGMMAGLALMLADTEAYRELVVDAPGFGVIVPSDRPEVLAERLGALLETPGLLLQMKQKSWEWAETRYNWEKESETLLAAVKEVLGTPVPSSPAGSFSSSPAGSGGGSMDSPPAAGGNDGGAAGGNDDKGEVC; from the coding sequence ATGAAAAAAATCTGTTTCATCAGCCATGGCCATCCGGTCGCCAATCCCCGGATGATTCGAAGCGCGAATGCCCTGGCGGAAGCCGGATACGCGGTGAGCGTCGTCACGCCTCGATTCATCGGTAAATGGGCGGCCGAGGACGGCGATCTTGTCAAAAAGGCGCGATGGACACATCATCCCGTGGAATTTCTCAACGGCCGGATCGCCCGTCTTCGCTGGCAGTGGGTCCGGTTTAGGCTGCATGCCCATCGGCATCTCTTTCGGGTGATTCCTGTGGAAGCGGTGGCGGCCCGCGCCTGCTGCTATGCCAATCCGGAACTCGCTCGCATGGCTCTTGGCGAGCGGGCGGATCTGTATATAGCCCAACAGCATCAAGCCTTGCCGGCCGCCGCCTGGGCAGCCGATCGAGCGCAGTCCCGGTTGGCGTTTGATGCGGAAGATCTTCAAGCGGATTATTCTATGGAATCGGGGAGGGCCATTCACCGGTGGCTGGAAGACCGGTATCTCAAGCGCTGTGCGTATGTGTCGACGATGGCCCCGCCGGCGGCCCGCTGGCTGCAGGACCGGCACAACCTTCCGAAATCTCCCATTGTTTTAAGAAATGTGCCGTATCTGGCGGAGCGACAGGGAGTCTTGCCTCCTGCCCGTCGATCCGTGCGCCAACAGGTGAGCCTGTATTGGATGGGACAGACCATCGGGCCTCATTCCCAGGCCGGGAACGTGCTGCAGGCGATGGCCCGGATTTCCCGCCCGATTCGGCTCGTCTTGCAGGGGCATCCCGATAGCGCCTATGTTGAAGGACTCCGGCGGCAGGCGCAGAGCCTGGGCCTGGCCGGCCGTCTGGAGATCCGCCCGCCGGTGCCGCCCGGGGAAGTGATCCGGGCCGCTTCCGAATACGATATCGCGCTCGCCACGCAGCCGGATCATGAACCCTTTCACGAGTTGTCCCTTGGCAACAAAGCCTTTGCCGGCATGATGGCCGGATTGGCGCTGATGTTGGCCGACACGGAGGCCTACCGGGAACTGGTTGTGGACGCGCCGGGATTCGGCGTGATTGTTCCCAGTGACCGTCCGGAAGTTCTGGCGGAGCGATTGGGGGCGCTTTTGGAGACCCCGGGTCTCTTGCTTCAGATGAAACAGAAGTCCTGGGAGTGGGCCGAAACGCGCTACAACTGGGAAAAAGAATCAGAGACGCTTTTAGCTGCTGTCAAAGAAGTATTGGGGACACCCGTTCCGTCATCCCCCGCAGGTTCCTTTTCGTCATCCCCCGCGGGTTCTGGCGGGGGATCTATGGATTCCCCCCCAGCGGCCGGGGGGAATGACGGTGGAGCGGCCGGGGGGAATGACGACAAAGGGGAAGTATGCTGA
- a CDS encoding FkbM family methyltransferase has translation MIFSTIRRIIAERLRRRLGFPLQELALERLRQTGFQPHLLLDVGASSGLFADEAWTYWPEMAVHCFEPDAECVQVLQDRARRDPRLTVTRTLVGAREVSSQSYFYQLGGSTLFKEHSSADPQVPATAIGPVRSCRMITLDGYCQERRISPDFLKIDVQGYELEVLRGAERILPGIEVILSEVNHIDVYEGVPLAAELIAWLAQHGYALHDVCNFMRRPLDSALWQSDMIFVKQTSPLRASKTWK, from the coding sequence ATGATCTTCTCAACGATTCGAAGAATCATCGCCGAACGATTGCGCCGGCGTCTGGGATTCCCTCTTCAGGAGCTGGCGCTGGAGCGTCTGCGCCAAACAGGTTTTCAACCGCACCTCTTGCTGGACGTGGGGGCCAGTTCCGGGTTGTTCGCTGACGAGGCCTGGACGTATTGGCCGGAAATGGCGGTGCATTGTTTTGAGCCCGATGCGGAATGTGTTCAGGTGCTTCAGGACCGCGCTCGCCGGGACCCGCGGTTGACGGTGACTCGGACCCTGGTCGGCGCCCGGGAGGTATCCAGTCAGTCCTATTTTTACCAGCTGGGCGGTTCGACTCTTTTCAAAGAACACAGCTCCGCCGATCCTCAAGTCCCTGCGACGGCGATCGGGCCGGTCCGGTCCTGCCGGATGATCACGCTGGATGGGTATTGCCAGGAGCGCCGGATCTCTCCTGATTTTCTGAAGATCGATGTTCAGGGATATGAACTGGAAGTCCTGCGCGGCGCCGAACGGATTTTGCCGGGCATCGAAGTGATTCTCTCAGAGGTCAATCATATCGATGTCTATGAGGGTGTTCCGTTGGCGGCGGAGCTGATCGCCTGGCTGGCGCAGCATGGGTACGCGCTGCATGACGTCTGCAATTTCATGCGCCGCCCATTGGACAGCGCCTTGTGGCAATCGGACATGATTTTTGTGAAACAGACGTCGCCGCTTCGCGCGAGCAAAACATGGAAGTGA
- a CDS encoding glycosyltransferase, translating into MNILQIVNPVLPIPPKTMGGTERIVQALLRELVRAGHNVTLLAEDGSTPPAGVEFHGIGTYWHQEKTVRRVWEHLIGHGSRYDVIHNHGRLLYFLPRLWGRAAKVHTFHFGDLQLPQLRRFLSLHPRRFAFTPCGAWIAERYRGFGGEWIPVHNGLAIDQFQPKVTVGTDAPLAIIARMDPRKGVPSAIRVARATGRRLVIAGVIGDQPDEKAWFEENVLKECDGEQIRFIGPVDDRQKQDLLANAAAYLLPLQGSEAFTVMMIEALACGCPVIGFNRYCLPELVKEGVNGFLAQDENDMAGKVRRLGEIDRRNCRRDFEERFSSKVMAEKYQDLYRRLGAS; encoded by the coding sequence ATGAACATCCTTCAGATCGTTAATCCGGTGCTTCCGATCCCGCCCAAGACCATGGGGGGGACGGAACGGATTGTTCAGGCCCTTCTTCGGGAACTGGTTCGAGCCGGTCATAACGTGACCCTGTTGGCGGAAGATGGCTCCACTCCGCCAGCCGGTGTTGAGTTCCACGGCATCGGGACCTATTGGCATCAAGAGAAAACCGTCCGGCGCGTATGGGAACATCTCATAGGCCACGGAAGCCGTTACGACGTGATTCATAACCATGGACGGCTTCTCTATTTTCTGCCGCGCCTCTGGGGACGTGCCGCCAAGGTCCACACCTTCCATTTTGGAGATCTGCAGCTTCCTCAGCTCCGGCGTTTCCTGAGCCTGCATCCTCGCCGGTTTGCGTTCACGCCTTGCGGAGCCTGGATTGCGGAGCGCTACCGGGGTTTTGGAGGGGAGTGGATTCCAGTCCACAATGGTTTGGCGATTGATCAATTTCAGCCGAAGGTCACCGTGGGCACGGATGCGCCGTTGGCGATTATCGCGCGAATGGACCCTCGCAAAGGAGTTCCTTCGGCGATCCGCGTGGCCCGCGCCACCGGGCGTCGGCTGGTCATCGCCGGGGTCATTGGCGATCAGCCGGATGAAAAGGCCTGGTTTGAGGAAAACGTTCTGAAAGAGTGCGACGGAGAGCAGATCCGCTTCATCGGTCCGGTGGATGACCGGCAGAAGCAGGATCTGCTGGCCAATGCCGCGGCCTATCTTCTGCCGCTGCAGGGGTCCGAGGCTTTTACCGTCATGATGATTGAGGCGCTGGCGTGCGGATGTCCGGTGATCGGGTTTAACCGGTACTGCCTGCCCGAGCTCGTCAAAGAAGGGGTCAACGGTTTCCTGGCGCAGGACGAAAACGATATGGCGGGCAAGGTGCGCCGGCTGGGGGAGATTGACCGGCGCAACTGCCGGCGTGATTTCGAGGAACGGTTTTCTTCGAAAGTGATGGCGGAAAAGTATCAGGATCTGTACCGCCGGCTGGGAGCGTCTTGA
- a CDS encoding oligosaccharide flippase family protein: MEGEPVKIPPPSEAEPFHRLGRVQSSRWILAATVITRPIQLFMNVVLARLLEPVGFGLLGLANSTAVSFTGIAGFGLDAAVNRFSAEYYWRDTPTGRYFISLIMGIFFLISTTFFLTLAWLIPHWGVRFFPSTTPLIIIGLCLLLGWLNGLLTNGFNLLTGLQLFDAAASFSILQSVLMFGATLFLGWRWGPTGAIAGYLVAAIGCILFITWKLWRFDRKMFQLDVSLDIRYLKEIFGCAFPAWLGYLTFNPITTLTLAMLDHYPGGAFQLGMFQTANGLRMVLAVLPGVVGAIIAPAIFEEGGRLGRPDAYEKLLRNSLVAFSFLTLPLLTFLLFWRSWIFLIYGTHYLGSCELFVPLVAGVCVSLVSSPAQFALVAKNRMWHLQGIGVLKAVTLFVGAYLLLPRFLAYGLGWTFLASELVFAVCLYEFGIYWGVLPSSIRAPFYKFLAMIMVILLAGLWLPRPVAHALSLPVSMGLAALLVRRYPKVANWIVQMAPLAFRPKVEKMLHAVFVTPIA, encoded by the coding sequence ATGGAAGGCGAACCCGTAAAAATCCCTCCGCCGTCAGAGGCTGAGCCTTTTCACCGTTTGGGCCGCGTACAATCCAGCCGCTGGATTCTGGCGGCTACCGTCATTACACGTCCCATCCAACTCTTCATGAATGTTGTCCTGGCCCGGTTGCTGGAACCCGTCGGGTTCGGTCTGTTGGGATTGGCCAATTCAACCGCGGTCAGTTTTACCGGTATCGCGGGATTCGGTCTGGATGCCGCGGTAAACCGTTTCTCCGCGGAGTACTACTGGCGCGATACCCCGACCGGGCGATATTTCATATCCCTGATCATGGGGATATTCTTTCTCATTTCCACGACCTTTTTCCTGACTTTGGCCTGGCTGATCCCCCATTGGGGGGTCCGATTTTTCCCGTCTACAACGCCCTTGATCATCATCGGCTTATGTCTGCTTCTGGGGTGGCTGAACGGTCTTCTGACCAACGGCTTCAATCTCCTGACGGGTTTGCAGCTTTTTGATGCCGCGGCCTCTTTCTCTATTCTCCAGAGCGTTCTGATGTTCGGGGCAACTCTCTTCCTGGGCTGGCGGTGGGGCCCCACGGGGGCGATAGCCGGTTATCTGGTGGCGGCTATTGGATGCATTTTGTTTATCACTTGGAAGCTTTGGAGATTTGACCGGAAAATGTTCCAGCTGGATGTGTCTCTTGACATCCGGTACTTAAAAGAAATTTTTGGATGTGCCTTCCCCGCCTGGCTGGGGTATTTGACGTTCAACCCGATTACGACGCTGACTCTGGCGATGCTCGATCACTATCCTGGAGGGGCTTTCCAGCTGGGGATGTTCCAGACAGCCAACGGGTTACGAATGGTGCTGGCTGTGTTGCCGGGGGTTGTCGGCGCGATTATTGCGCCGGCCATCTTTGAAGAGGGAGGCCGCCTGGGCCGGCCGGACGCTTACGAAAAACTCCTTCGGAATTCACTCGTGGCGTTCAGCTTTCTTACGCTTCCGTTGTTGACGTTTCTTCTTTTCTGGCGTTCCTGGATTTTCCTGATCTATGGAACGCATTATCTGGGTTCCTGCGAACTGTTTGTTCCGCTGGTCGCCGGCGTCTGCGTGAGCCTGGTTTCTTCGCCTGCTCAATTCGCGCTGGTCGCCAAAAACAGGATGTGGCATTTGCAGGGGATCGGCGTATTGAAGGCGGTGACCTTGTTTGTCGGAGCTTATCTGCTGCTTCCCCGCTTCCTGGCGTACGGATTGGGCTGGACATTCCTGGCCTCTGAGCTGGTTTTTGCCGTCTGTCTGTACGAATTCGGAATTTACTGGGGCGTGCTGCCGTCGAGCATTCGTGCGCCGTTCTACAAATTCCTCGCCATGATTATGGTTATTCTGCTGGCGGGTCTGTGGCTGCCCCGCCCGGTCGCTCATGCGCTGTCTCTGCCGGTCTCCATGGGGTTGGCCGCTCTGCTGGTCCGCCGTTATCCGAAGGTGGCCAACTGGATTGTGCAGATGGCGCCGTTGGCTTTTCGCCCCAAGGTCGAGAAAATGCTGCACGCGGTTTTTGTGACACCGATCGCATGA
- a CDS encoding response regulator produces MNTESAIRILVVDDEGPVRELCARVLGPLGYEVETVRDADEAMALASEKTFDLLLTDFRMPGPMDGLALARDLRSRWPHLRIMLMTAFPAVEIAIDSLRIGAFDYLIKPFDQEYLKERVRAALAYVPPDR; encoded by the coding sequence ATGAATACAGAGTCCGCCATACGTATTTTGGTCGTTGACGACGAGGGACCTGTCCGGGAGCTTTGCGCCCGGGTTCTGGGCCCGCTGGGGTATGAGGTTGAAACCGTCCGGGATGCGGATGAAGCCATGGCCCTGGCCAGCGAGAAAACGTTTGATCTGCTCCTCACCGACTTCCGGATGCCGGGACCGATGGATGGGCTGGCGCTGGCCCGCGACCTTCGCAGCCGGTGGCCCCATCTGCGGATTATGTTGATGACCGCTTTCCCGGCGGTGGAAATCGCGATCGACTCCCTTCGCATCGGTGCCTTTGACTACCTGATTAAACCGTTTGATCAGGAGTATTTAAAAGAGCGCGTGCGGGCCGCTCTGGCGTACGTTCCTCCTGACCGGTAA
- a CDS encoding FkbM family methyltransferase: protein MRKTILHRLRRGLAYAMRPWIRFELPGWERLCGPLGLAIRSSDLWSGLPPVIIRGKRHGYRMNLQLEDWGDRYTYFLGRYYDLETQVLLETVLRPGDTFIDIGANIGMLTLTAARRTGPSGRVLSFEPNPSVVQRLRKQAEINGLSNVTVFPIGLGDQNGELPFQMIQQSSGWSTFAARPEQAGLTYKTVQIPVRRADDVLPASIGPRVLVKIDAEGFECRVLRGMGKFLERRPAVITEVEPELLQNAGSSPDELHGLMTRQGYKAFGFDLERGGLKQSLRLRALPGIKDPPVFRNVVWLHPEGPGIPGAVL, encoded by the coding sequence ATGAGAAAGACCATCCTCCATCGATTGCGCCGGGGCCTCGCTTATGCGATGCGTCCTTGGATCCGTTTTGAACTGCCCGGCTGGGAGCGGCTCTGCGGCCCGCTGGGCCTGGCCATCCGCAGCAGCGATCTCTGGTCCGGCCTGCCGCCGGTGATTATTCGCGGGAAGCGGCACGGGTACCGGATGAATCTGCAGCTGGAGGATTGGGGAGACCGGTATACCTACTTTCTGGGGCGCTACTACGATCTGGAGACGCAGGTGCTTCTTGAGACTGTGCTGCGGCCCGGCGACACCTTCATTGATATCGGCGCGAATATCGGGATGCTCACGCTGACCGCGGCCCGGCGGACCGGTCCGTCCGGCCGCGTGTTGTCTTTCGAGCCGAATCCATCCGTTGTGCAGCGTTTGCGAAAACAAGCGGAGATCAACGGTCTGTCAAATGTGACTGTTTTTCCGATTGGACTGGGCGATCAAAACGGAGAGTTGCCTTTTCAAATGATCCAGCAATCCAGCGGCTGGTCCACTTTCGCGGCCCGGCCGGAACAAGCGGGGCTCACGTACAAGACGGTTCAAATTCCTGTTCGCCGGGCGGATGATGTTCTGCCGGCGTCGATTGGACCGCGCGTGCTGGTGAAAATCGATGCGGAAGGTTTTGAATGCCGGGTTCTGCGCGGGATGGGAAAGTTCCTTGAGCGGCGTCCGGCTGTGATTACGGAAGTGGAACCTGAACTCCTGCAGAACGCGGGTTCCAGCCCGGATGAATTGCATGGTTTGATGACGCGCCAGGGATACAAGGCCTTCGGTTTTGATCTTGAAAGAGGCGGCCTGAAACAGAGCCTGCGTCTTCGGGCGTTGCCGGGAATCAAGGATCCGCCTGTTTTTCGCAACGTGGTCTGGCTTCATCCAGAAGGCCCCGGCATTCCCGGGGCGGTCTTATGA